From a single Cydia amplana chromosome 10, ilCydAmpl1.1, whole genome shotgun sequence genomic region:
- the LOC134651334 gene encoding glucose dehydrogenase [FAD, quinone]-like — protein MDLWPCNETLPWLASEVVQSSGFAFVSVVNTVIAAHCALTTPKQWPTDRSEEVLANPTFDFIIVGAGSAGSVIANRLSENPDWRILLVEAGDDPTLDTELIGAFFNIFHSKNDWKYRTEPSQSYCLSSQNNQCYWPRGKALGGSSSINAMFYVRGHREDFNQWRDMGNDGWSYEDVLPLFKKSQALHDDDISVEEKDKFHNEDGLLNIARHSGSHAFSDVILNAYNEMGVPTVYDLSGKDTVGALKTLATVYKGRRQSTARAFLTPAKERNNLYVMKNTLVSKIIFNSDTNDAIGIEIQQEGERYNIFTQREIIISAGSINTPQLLMLSGIGPKEHLEELGIPVVQNLPVGFHLQDHLVVSNFITIKTDMPQVGKDEFSIWMTEYLTKQTGFYSNLGPTEVISYVNIFDLNDTLPNIQFHHLVLPPKLYEVFDIFKIHEFDESTLNIINKLNEDHPVLMLWSVLLKPNSVGMLKLRSADPQDKPLIYANYFGDPYDMQTIVASMKFVSEIAETPTLQTLNASLAYVPLPGCEDFAFKSTEYFDCLARHLTTTLYHPVGTVKMGPYEDATSVVSPELRVHGTQNLRVADASIMPRIVRANTNAATIMIGEKCSDMIKQFWNFK, from the exons ATGGATTTGTGGCCTTGCAATGAAACTCTGCCCTGGCTTGCTTCAGAAGTCGTGCAAAGCAGTGGGTTTGCGTTTGTATCCGTTGTAAACACTGTGATCGCTGCACATTGTGCTCTAACAACTCCTAAGCAATGGCCAACTGACCGATCCGAAGAAGTATTAGCAA ATCCAACatttgattttatcatagttggGGCTGGTTCGGCGGGTTCTGTTATAGCCAATAGACTATCCGAAAACCCAGACTGGAGAATACTTTTAGTAGAAGCAGGCGATGACCCCACTTTGGATACCGAG cTAATTGGTGCCTTCTTTAACATATTTCACTCGAAAAATGATTGGAAATATAGAACAGAGCCATCACAAAGTTATTGCCTTAGTTCCCAGAATAACCAGTGTTACTGGCCAAGAGGGAAGGCTTTGGGAGGAAGCAGCAGCATTAATGCCATGTTTTATGTTCGTGGGCACAGAGAAGACTTTAACCAATGGAGAGACATGGGGAATGATGGCTGGAGCTATGAAGATGTATTGCCACTGTTCAAGAAAAGTCAGGCGTTGCACGACGACGATATATCagttgaagaaaaagacaaatttCATAATGAAGATGGACTTCTTAACATAGCAAGACATTCAGGATCACATGCTTTTAGTGATGTAATTTTAAACGCATATAATGAAATGGGAGTACCGACTGTGTATGATCTGTCTGGAAAGGATACTGTCGGGGCTTTGAAGACATTAGCTACTGTGTATAAAGGACGCCGTCAGAGTACAGCGCGCGCATTCCTGACACCAGCCAAAGAAAGAAATAATTTGTACGTAATGAAGAACACATTGGTttctaaaataattttcaactcAGATACTAACGATGCTATAGGAATTGAAATTCAACAAGAGGGAgaaagatataatatttttacgcaAAGAGAAATTATAATATCGGCTGGTTCGATTAATACACCTCAGTTGTTAATGTTATCTGGAATAGGTCCGAAAGAACATTTAGAGGAATTAGGAATACCAGTAGTTCAAAACTTGCCAGTCGGATTTCATTTACAGGACCATTTAGTTGTCTCCAACTTCATTACCATCAAAACAGATATGCCTCAAGTTGGCAAAGATGAATTCAGCATTTGGATGACTGAGTACTTAACCAAACAAACTGGATTCTACTCCAATCTTGGACCAACGGAAGTAATTtcttatgtaaatatttttgatttaaatGACACGCTGCCCAATATCCAATTTCATCACCTCGTTCTTCCACCCAAACTTTACGAGGTTTTtgatatatttaaaattcatgaaTTCGATGAGTCCACGTTAAATATAATCAATAAATTAAACGAAGACCATCCCGTGCTTATGCTTTGGTCTGTATTGCTAAAGCCAAACTCAGTCGGAATGCTAAAACTACGAAGTGCTGATCCTCAAGATAAACCATTAATATACGCAAATTATTTCGGCGACCCATATGACATGCAAACCATTGTGGCAAGCATGAAATTTGTGTCAGAGATAGCAGAAACACCGACATTGCAGACTTTGAATGCATCCCTTGCCTACGTGCCTTTGCCCGGTTGCGAAGATTTTGCCTTCAAGAGTACAGAATACTTCGATTGTCTCGCGCGGCACTTGACTACAACGTTGTACCATCCTGTTGGAACAGTGAAAATGGGCCCATATGAGGACGCCACATCAGTCGTCAGTCCTGAGTTAAGAGTCCATGGAACTCAGAATCTCAGAGTGGCGGATGCTAGTATAATGCCGCGAATCGTTAGAGCAAATACAAATGCTGCTACAATCATGATTGGCGAAAAATGTTCCGATATGATAAAGCAGTTTTGGAATTTTAAGTAA
- the LOC134651625 gene encoding kallikrein 1-related peptidase b3-like, with protein sequence MECLASGFGRINKQEISDILLYAKLRLIPRWQCSRIHRQKMDKFICTASEVTNVLQGDSGGPLVCRDTGDPNDKDKLGVIVGVVSGSRVQKYTGSHNTFFTRVSSHTRFISGSEATITTSVLYIVLLSQIISNFY encoded by the exons ATGGAGTGCCTTGCATCAGGCTTTGGaagaataaataaacaa GAAATCTCAGACATATTATTGTATGCTAAACTACGTCTGATACCTAGATGGCAGTGTTCACGCATACATAGACAAAAAATGGATAAGTTCATATGCACTGCATCTGAAGTAACGAATGTGCTACAG ggtgattcaggaggaCCACTAGTATGCAGAGATACTGGAGACCCGAACGACAAAGACAAGCTGGGAGTAATCGTCGGGGTGGTGAGCGGTTCCCGGGTCCAGAAATACACGGGTAGTCACAACACCTTCTTCACAAGGGTATCAAGTCACACGAGATTCATAAGTGGAAGCGAAGCAACGATAACCACGTCTGTGTTGTATATTGTTTTACTGTCGCAAATTATATCGAACTTTTATTGA
- the LOC134651366 gene encoding mucin-2-like: protein METTAAYRSPRGSPLPCVRARHSLVSAMEHARLSSLLVIALLQLSQTEISNTLPESWYAANVINDGSYSPKPLSEIFSTQSTFSSANPIVVLQSTTPDPILYTTTSSSTSTGRSNDKITEISVVPLPTEQPAQPQSTEPVTSQSPPIIIFADAPTAPPRLPELSQFQQPPAPPSPPPVLSVPQIQIQTAPQGTPQGTPSPPTSTTLPPVTTTFSSFPPFTSTSSSFVSVTTTSSSFAPVTSTSLSFAPVTYTSSSFAPVTSTPFSLPPVSSTPFSLPPVTNSTSFSVPPVISTLSPAVPSTNNFPQAPCTNSSKPGSQLPSFRIRLVAPSGSVTKVEINPPITTTTRRPTTTRTRRTRNNYDGCVSGCGGRKVPICASPSGVYPIDPNRLKGFPSVCHMACHNSFRKTLYEKVVDGRCGQLRTRIRPLGSKNKLKKDDLQKATYTVVQAGPSVIEFSPLES, encoded by the exons ATGGAAACGACCGCTGCCTACCGCTCCCCTCGAGGCTCGCCGCTGCCCTGCGTGCGTGCGCGCCACTCGCTAGTGTCAGCCATGGAGCACGCGCGTCTCTCCTCGCTCCTCGTTATAGCGC TGTTACAACTCAGCCAAACTGAAATCTCAAATACTCTACCAGAATCATGGTACGCCGCTAACGTTATAAATGATGGATCATACTCACCGAAGCCCTTATCTGAGATATTTTCAACGCAATCGACTTTCTCTTCGGCCAATCCAATCGTCGTGCTGCAATCCACGACACCAGATCCGATTTTGTACACAACAACCTCAAGTTCGACATCGACAGGCAGATCGAATGACAAAATAACAGAAATATCCGTTGTGCCCTTACCGACTGAACAACCTGCTCAGCCTCAGTCGACCGAGCCAGTGACGTCGCAATCTCCACCGATCATAATATTTGCTGATGCGCCGACAGCGCCACCACGGCTTCCCGAACTATCCCAGTTCCAACAACCACCCGCACCGCCGTCGCCACCTCCAGTCTTATCAGTTCCTCAAATCCAAATACAAACAGCGCCGCAAGGAACGCCGCAAGGAACACCATCACCTCCTACCTCTACTACACTTCCACCAGTTACGACTACCTTTTCTTCATTTCCACCATTTACGTCTACATCTTCTTCATTTGTATCAGTTACAACTACCTCTTCGTCATTTGCACCAGTAACATCTACTTCCTTGTCATTTGCACCAGTAACATATACCTCTTCTTCATTTGCACCAGTCACGTCTACCCCCTTTTCGCTTCCACCAGTCTCATCTACCCCCTTTTCACTTCCACCAGTTACCAATAGTACCTCCTTTTCAGTTCCACCAGTAATTTCTACCTTGTCTCCAGCAGTGCCTAGTACTAATAATTTTCCTCAAGCGCCCTGCACAAACAGCTCAAAACCAGGCTCTCAGCTTCCGTCATTCAGAATTCGCCTGGTAGCTCCAAGCGGATCGGTGACCAAAGTCGAAATCAATCCTCCGATTACAACCACCACCAGAAGGCCCACTACGACGCGGACTCGAAGAACTAGGAACAATTACGATGGCTGCGTCAGCGGGTGCGGAGGCAGGAAGGTCCCTATCTGTGCCAGTCCCTCGGGCGTGTACCCCATCGACCCAAACAGGCTTAAAGGATTCCCATCAGTATGCCACATGGCGTGCCACAACTCGTTTAGGAAGACTT TGTACGAAAAGGTGGTTGATGGCCGATGCGGCCAACTACGCACCCGAATCAGGCCTCTTGGGTCCAAGAACAAGCTCAAGAAGGACGATCTGCAGAAAGCTACATATACTGTCGTCCAAGCAGGCCCGTCAGTCATCGAATTCTCACCCCTGGAATCTTAG
- the LOC134651626 gene encoding acyl-CoA Delta(11) desaturase-like has translation MVDGLNVVGVTKNKDEKASSQQDVPSQKSRDYEILYRYVLSFSYLHIAALYGLYLCFTSAKWGTILLAIILCIAGLIGITAGAHRLWSHKTYKVNRALEILLIIMNSVAFQNSAVQWIRDHRLHHKYSDTDADPHNAKRGFFFSHIGWLMVKKHPDVLSKGKSIDMSDIYSNPVLMFQKKYALPIFGILCFGLPTLIPMYFWEESLNNAWHLTILRYTLCLNITFLVNSAAHFYGQKPYDNNILPRQNILVSILAVGEGFHNYHHVFPWDYRTAELGNNVLNLTTKFIDFFAWLGLASEMKTVSTKAVDLRAKRTGDGTNLWGWGDEHMTQEEIKAVDIIFPDTEVNEKCKHLVNSIKY, from the exons ATGGTTGATGGCCTAAATGTAGTTGGCGTGACTAAAAATAAAGATGAAAAGGCATCATCGCAGCAAGATGTACCAAGCCAAAAATCAAGGGATTATGAAATACTGTACCGATATGTACTGTCATTCAGCTATCTTCATATAGCTGCCCTATACGGCCTATATTTATGTTTTACTTCAGCGAAATGGGGTACGATTTTGTTGG ctATAATTCTGTGTATTGCCGGTTTGATCGGCATTACGGCTGGGGCCCACAGGCTCTGGTCCCACAAAACCTATAAAGTCAATCGGGCATTGGAAATCCTCCTCATCATAATGAACTCCGTGGCGTTCCAAAACTCAGCCGTGCAGTGGATTAGGGACCACAGACTCCATCACAAGTACAGTGACACAGATGCTGACCCTCATAACGCGAAAAGAGGTTTCTTCTTCTCTCATATTGGTTGGCTGATGGTGAAGAAGCATCCAGATGTTTTATCGAAGGGGAAATCCATCGACATGTCCGATATTTACAGTAATCCAGTGCTTATGTTCCAAAAGAA GTATGCTCTACCTATTTTTGGTATCTTATGCTTCGGATTGCCTACACTGATACCGATGTACTTCTGGGAAGAATCACTTAACAACGCTTGGCATCTTACAATTCTTCGCTACACACTCTGCCTCAACATCACATTTTTGGTCAACAGTGCTGCACATTTCTACGGACAAAAACCCTATGACAACAATATATTACCGCGCCAGAATATACTTGTATCTATATTAGCCGTTGGGGAGGGTTTTCATAATTACCACCACGTTTTTCCTTGGGATTACCGTACTGCAGAATTAGGCAACAATGTTTTGAACTTGACAACgaaatttattgattttttcgCTTGGCTTGGCTTGGCGTCTGAGATGAAAACCGTGTCAACTAAAGCCGTAGACCTCAGAGCTAAAAGAACTGGCGATGGTACCAATTTGTGGGGGTGGGGTGATGAACATATGACTCAAGAAGAAATTAAAGCAGTTGACATTATCTTTCCTGACACGGAAGTGAATGAGAAATGTAAACATCTTGTAAAttccataaaatattaa